A genomic window from Salvia miltiorrhiza cultivar Shanhuang (shh) chromosome 5, IMPLAD_Smil_shh, whole genome shotgun sequence includes:
- the LOC131025653 gene encoding probable LRR receptor-like serine/threonine-protein kinase At3g47570 → MPILINIFYSIIFLQQSTCFNSQTDLHSLLAIKSAITNDPLGALDSWNETTSFCGWNGIRCGLDRVVGINLMSQGLVGSLSPHVGNLSFLTTLHLQNNTFHGPIPHQIGLLTRLQSLILENNSFVGPIPKTISQCWNLLHLSLSDNELSDNIPSELGSLSKLEVLVLARNNLHGPIPPSIGNLTSLEEISLLTCGLTGEIPASFSQLQSLIFVQLSDNYLTGTIPSSLFNISTIKYFYAAGNELSGILPSNLGITLPNLEGLYLWGNNFSGPIPFSISNASFLAQIDLSLNYFIGKLPRVGGLTLLQSFIFESNLLVDDTSFISSLINSTKLEAIGVGGNKLRGSLPDSIANLSTRLSMLHIEHNRIYGRIPIGIGNLIGLTSIDISYNDLHGPIPTTIGKLSSLILFDARANRLTGALPPSFGNLTSLSTLHLSENRFWGYLPSSLGGCTDLMDLDLSYNNFSGLIPQEIMSLSSLSITFNFSYNNFKGSIPDEVGLLWNLGTLDFSHNRFSGLIPESLGQCRSLEKLYLEENLLQGGIPAGMSALKGLQDLDLSRNNLSGAIPDFLGILHLERLNLSFNRLQGEVPTMGVFKNKSLVSVDGNSGLCGGIPELKLPPCSVVESHKRKQLSTMLKILIPTLVVVGVGITFLITFIALKQRRSRTSVTSQTPFTGIEIIRLSYKDLIKATGGFCEANMLGFGRFGSVYKGILEDGQQTQVAVKVINLSVRGASKSFFTECNSLRNVRHRNVLKILSVCESVDFQGNEFKGLVYEFKANGSLEKWLHHSDETSNLDLIQRLNISIDVAQALEYLHIGMGSCIVHGDLKPSNILLDDDMIAYVGDFGLAKIISDMVSSHESSLIGIAGTLGYVAPGMLILHFIKKNILFTLTLKITHFSFLLKRKNI, encoded by the coding sequence ATGCCAATTCTAATCAATATTTTCTATTCCATCATCTTCCTGCAACAATCAACATGCTTCAACAGCCAAACCGATTTACATTCTCTACTAGCAATCAAATCCGCAATTACTAATGACCCCCTCGGAGCTCTCGATTCTTGGAATGAAACGACGTCATTCTGTGGTTGGAACGGCATCCGGTGCGGCTTGGACAGAGTCGTTGGAATAAATTTGATGTCTCAAGGCTTGGTCggatctctctctcctcacgTAGGTAACCTCTCTTTCCTTACAACACTTCATCTCCAAAACAACACCTTTCATGGCCCCATCCCTCACCAAATTGGTCTCTTAACAAGACTTCAATCCCTCATTCTTGAAAACAACTCCTTTGTAGGCCCAATACCTAAAACCATATCTCAATGTTGGAATCTTTTGCATCTAAGTTTGTCCGATAATGAGCTCTCCGACAACATACCCTCAGAGCTCGGATCGTTGTCCAAGCTGGAAGTCCTAGTGTTAGCTAGAAATAATCTACATGGGCCAATCCCTCCATCTATAGGAAACCTAACATCATTGGAAGAAATTTCCTTACTAACTTGTGGTTTGACAGGAGAAATTCCGGCATCATTTTCACAACTTCAATCCCTAATATTTGTACAACTAAGTGACAACTATTTAACCGGCACTATTCCATCTTCTCTCTTTAACATCTCGACTATTAAATATTTCTACGCTGCGGGTAATGAACTTAGTGGAATATTGCCCTCTAACTTAGGTATCACACTTCCTAATTTGGAAGGCCTTTATTTGTGGGGCAACAACTTTAGTGGGCCAATTCCATTTTCCATCTCAAATGCTTCATTTCTTGCACAAATAGACCTCTCCTTGAACTATTTCATAGGGAAACTCCCACGAGTTGGTGGCCTAACTCTTCTACAAAGCTTCATCTTCGAATCTAATCTTCTCGTAGATGACACGAGCTTCATTTCCTCGTTGATCAATTCGACCAAGCTGGAAGCCATCGGCGTGGGAGGCAACAAGTTGAGAGGCTCGTTGCCCGACTCCATTGCCAACCTCTCTACTCGACTTAGTATGTTGCACATTGAACATAACAGAATTTATGGGAGAATTCCTATAGGCATTGGAAACCTCATTGGGCTAACTAGTATTGATATTTCTTACAATGATTTACATGGTCCAATTCCAACTACCATTGGGAAGCTCTCATCTTTGATCCTATTTGATGCACGTGCAAACAGATTGACCGGAGCACTTCCACCTTCATTTGGGAACTTGACTTCTTTAAGCACTTTACACTTGTCTGAAAATAGGTTTTGGGGTTACTTACCTTCAAGCCTTGGTGGCTGCACCGACTTGATGGATTTGGATCTCTCTTACAACAATTTTAGTGGCTTAATACCTCAAGAAATCATGTCCCTTTCATCTCTTTCTATCACGTTCAATTTCTCTTACAACAACTTTAAAGGTTCGATTCCGGACGAGGTTGGTCTATTGTGGAATCTTGGGACACTAGATTTCTCGCACAATAGATTCTCAGGATTGATTCCGGAATCATTAGGTCAATGCAGGAGCTTAGAGAAACTTTATCTTGAGGAGAATCTACTCCAAGGAGGGATTCCTGCAGGAATGAGTGCTTTAAAGGGTTTGCAAGATTTGGATCTTTCACGGAATAATCTTTCTGGGGCAATCCCTGATTTCTTAGGGATTCTGCATCTTGAAAGGTTGAACTTGTCATTCAATAGACTGCAAGGAGAGGTCCCAACAATGGGAGTTTTCAAGAACAAATCTTTAGTTTCTGTTGATGGAAACAGTGGTCTCTGTGGAGGGATTCCGGAGCTGAAGCTTCCTCCTTGTTCTGTAGTAGAATCGCACAAGAGAAAGCAGCTTTCAACTATGCTTAAAATCTTGATCCCAACATTAGTTGTTGTGGGCGTAGGCATCACGTTCTTGATCACATTCATTGCTCTTAAGCAAAGAAGATCACGAACAAGTGTGACTTCTCAAACGCCCTTCACTGGCATTGAGATCATAAGACTTTCTTACAAGGATCTCATCAAAGCCACCGGAGGATTCTGTGAAGCTAATATGCTTGGATTTGGAAGATTTGGGTCGGTTTACAAAGGGATTCTTGAAGATGGGCAACAAACACAAGTTGCAGTGAAAGTGATAAATCTCTCAGTTAGAGGAGCCTCAAAGAGCTTCTTTACAGAATGCAATTCTTTGAGAAATGTGAGGCATAGGAATGTGTTGAAGATATTGAGTGTGTGTGAGAGCGTAGACTTCCAAGGAAATGAATTCAAAGGATTGGTTTATGAATTTAAGGCCAATGGAAGTCTAGAGAAGTGGTTGCATCACAGTGATGAAACTAGCAATCTTGACTTGATCCAAAGGCTTAATATCAGCATTGATGTTGCTCAAGCACTTGAATATCTTCATATTGGTATGGGATCATGTATAGTTCATGGGGATTTGAAGCCTAGTAACATACTTCTAGATGATGATATGATTGCATATGTTGGTGATTTTGGATTGGCCAAAATTATTTCGGATATGGTTTCGTCGCATGAAAGCAGCTTGATTGGGATAGCAGGTACCTTAGGCTATGTAGCTCCAGGTATGCTCATcctacattttataaaaaaaaacattcttTTCACATTAACACTTAAAATtactcacttttcttttttattgaaACGCAAgaatatttaa
- the LOC130986732 gene encoding adenosylhomocysteinase: MALLVEKTTTGREYKVKDMSQADFGRLEIELAEVEMPGLMSCRTEFGPSQPFKGAKITGSLHMTIQTAVLIETLTALGAEVRWCSCNIFSTQDHAAAAIARDSAAVFAWKGETLQEYWWCTERALDWGPGGGPDLIVDDGGDTTLLIHEGVKAEEEFAKSGKLPDPTSTDNAEFQIVLTIIKDGLKDDPKKYTKMKDRIVGVSEETTTGVKRLYQMQANGALLFPAINVNDSVTKSKFDNLYGCRHSLPDGLMRATDVMIAGKVGVVCGYGDVGKGCAAALKQGGARVIVTEIDPICALQALMEGFQVLTLEDVVSEADIFVTTTGNKDIIMLDHMRKMKNNAIVCNIGHFDNEIDMHGLETFPGVKRITIKPQTDRWVFPDTKTGIIILAEGRLMNLGCATGHPSFVMSCSFTNQVIAQLELWNEKTSGKYEKKVYVLPKHLDEKVAALHLGKLGARLTKLSKDQADYISVPVEGPYKPAHYRY, encoded by the exons ATGGCGCTTCTCGTCGAGAAGACCACCACCGGCCGCGAGTACAAGGTCAAGGACATGTCCCAGGCCGACTTCGGCCGCCTCGAGATCGAGCTGGCCGAGGTCGAGATGCCCGGCCTCATGTCCTGCCGCACCGAGTTCGGCCCCTCCCAGCCCTTCAAGGGGGCTAAGATCACCGGCAGCCTCCACATGACCATCCAGACCGCCGTCCTCATCGAGACCCTCACCGCCCTCGGCGCCGAGGTCAGATGGTGCTCCTGCAACATCTTCTCCACCCAGGACCACGCTGCCGCCGCCATCGCCCGCGACAGCGCTGCCGTCTTCGCCTGGAAGGGGGAGACCCTCCAGGAGTACTGGTGGTGCACCGAGCGCGCCCTCGACTGGGGCCCCGGTGGCGGCCCCGATCTCATCGTCGACGACGGCGGCGACACCACCCTCCTCATCCACGAGGGTGTCAAGGCTGAGGAGGAGTTCGCCAAGTCCGGCAAGCTCCCCGATCCCACCTCCACCGACAACGCTGAGTTCCAGATCGTGCTCACCATCATCAAAGACGGATTGAAGGACGATCCCAAGAAGTACACCAAGATGAAGGACAGAATCGTTGGGGTTTCCGAGGAGACCACCACCGGAGTCAAGAGGTTGTATCAGATGCAAGCTAACGGCGCCCTGCTCTTCCCCGCCATCAATGTCAATGACTCCGTCACCAAGAGCAAG TTCGATAACTTGTACGGGTGCCGTCACTCATTGCCCGATGGGCTGATGAGGGCCACCGATGTGATGATTGCCGGAAAGGTTGGTGTCGTCTGCGGTTATGGAGATGTAGGAAAGGGCTGTGCGGCGGCCTTGAAGCAAGGCGGTGCCCGCGTGATCGTGACAGAGATTGATCCCATCTGCGCCCTGCAGGCCCTCATGGAGGGTTTCCAGGTGCTGACCCTGGAAGACGTGGTCTCCGAGGCCGACATCTTCGTCACCACCACCGGCAACAAGGACATCATCATGCTCGACCAcatgaggaagatgaagaacaACGCCATTGTGTGCAACATCGGCCACTTTGACAACGAGATCGACATGCACGGCCTCGAGACCTTCCCCGGAGTGAAGAGGATCACCATCAAGCCACAGACGGACAGGTGGGTGTTCCCGGACACCAAGACTGGCATCATCATCCTGGCCGAGGGCCGTCTCATGAACTTGGGCTGTGCCACCGGCCACCCCAGCTTCGTCATGTCGTGCTCCTTCACCAACCAGGTCATTGCCCAGCTCGAGCTCTGGAACGAGAAGACCAGTGGCAAGTACGAGAAGAAGGTGTATGTGCTGCCCAAGCATCTCGATGAGAAGGTCGCAGCCCTCCACCTCGGTAAGCTTGGGGCGAGGCTCACGAAGCTCTCCAAGGACCAGGCCGACTACATCAGCGTCCCCGTTGAGGGTCCCTACAAGCCTGCTCACTACAGGTACTAA
- the LOC131025654 gene encoding uncharacterized protein LOC131025654 encodes MYSQSTPERVVHHRQYVHCDREAAHLRLMQDYFNDNSTYGPTFFRRRFRMQKELFLRIVEAVQGEDTYFQMSHDARGRDSLTPLQKYTTAICQLAIGVSADTFDEYLKVANTTGRLYLKRFCKAVIRAYSGEYLRRPTQADIQRHLQMHEARHIFLRMLGSLDCMHWSPLFSDVLDGMAAPVIYEANQHYYQMGYYLCDDIYSEWRCFVESPPMATNPKESRFKKMQESARKDVKRAFGVLQAQWRIIRSPARGWYVDNLKEIMICCIILHNMIVENEGERAAHWRDDDAGHGTSSSDSSESDRATPICFEEYVQRDAILRDRQIHAHLQRDLIEHIWARFGLLEPD; translated from the exons ATGTACTCCCAATCGACGCCGGAACGTGTAGTTCATCACCGACAATACGTCCACTGTGATCGTGAGGCTGCCCatttacgtcttatgcaagactacttcaacgacaattCGACGTACGGGCCTACATTTTTCCGACGTCGTTTTCGGATGCAGAAGgagttgttcttgcgcatcgtcgaggctgttcaaggtgaagatacttatTTCCAGATGAGCCATGATGCACGAGGTCGGGACTCTCTCACGCCTTTGCAGAAATACACGACGGCTATCTGCCAATTAGCCATCGGcgtcagtgcggatactttcgacgagtatctcaaggtCGCCAACACGACAGGTCGTCTATACCTTAAGAGATTCTGTAAGGCTGTCATCCGAGCTTACTCAGGCGAGTATCTTCGACGTCCGACGCAGGCGGACATCCAACGCCATCTtcagatgcacgaggcgcgacacATATTTCTCAGGATGCTCGGGAGTCtcgattgtatgcattgg TCGCCTCTGTTCtccgacgtgttggatggaatGGCGGCGCCGGTGATCTATGAGGCCAACCAGCACTACTACCAaatgggctactacttgtgcgacgaCATATATTCGGAGTGGCGCTGCTTCGTTGAGAGTCCGCCGATGGCGACCAATCCAAAGGAgtcgaggttcaagaagatgcaagaatcagCACGAAAGGATGTCaaacgtgcctttggagtgcTTCAAGCTCAATGGAGAATCATTCGAAGTCCAGCGCGAGGTTGGTACGTCGACAATCTTAAGGAAATCATGAtatgttgcatcattctccacaacatgattgttgAGAACGAAGGTGAAAGAGCTGcccattggagagatgacgacgcagGACACGGGACATCTAGCAGTGACTCGTCCGAGAGTGATCGAGCAACACCGATTTGCTTCGAGGAATACGTGCAAAGAGATGCAATTCTTCGAGATAGACAGATACATGCTCATCTCCAACGTGATTTGATCGAGCAcatttgggcacgtttcggacttCTAGAGCCGGATTAG